Within the Lepeophtheirus salmonis unplaced genomic scaffold, UVic_Lsal_1.4 unplaced_contig_9703_pilon, whole genome shotgun sequence genome, the region CTAGCATGCTCTTCTCTTGCAGTCCAGTGGCCTTCATTGCTGAGTCAAACACTTTCTGCTGCACTTCCCAATGGATATTTTGGGCCTGGACGCTTCTTTGCAACCCCGTATGTTTTCAGCACTGCAATAActaaatttctagtaaaattcagaAGGATGAGATTAGGGTGATTTCGTCTGCTGAAACGCCAAGCATTCACGACTTGTGCATTGACCCTCCATGCAAACAAAGGCCACCACCATTTTTTTGATCTTATCCTTATTCTGTAGGCTGCTACTTGTTGATCGAAAAGGTCAACACCTCCCATGTATTTATTGTAGATACAAATAGAATTTggaatatctatataaatatatttcttctgcTTCCTGTCCCACCGTTTCACTTTCTGCAATGGCTGTGCTCTCATCTTGTTCGAAGCTACACTTACAACTTTGTTATCTTTCCATTTAACTAATGAGACACAATCTGTATATACCTCTTCCATGGATCCACGAGCTTTTTTGTTCATATGTGGCCTTGACAAAACTGGAGCTCCACCCAACCGGTCTTCACGAAGAGTTGTAGTGCAAGCAATTTTCATTCGTGCAAGTTCTTTCAGCATAAGAACAGTTCCAAAATAATTGTCACAGATTACATGCTGTCCTTCTTTTAGTCCAGTCTTATTTACCATTTCTAATACAACATTTGGACCGTGGCCAAATC harbors:
- the LOC121122826 gene encoding piggyBac transposable element-derived protein 3-like, translating into MRRDTFDQIMRCLHFSDNMQMQNDRFHKVRPIFTHMNQVMKNSKFQGKFMSVDEIMVPYYGRHGDKQYIRGKPVRFGFKLWAACASDGTLLHVEPYCGSCTNIPDHGFGHGPNVVLEMVNKTGLKEGQHVICDNYFGTVLMLKELARMKIACTTTLREDRLGGAPVLSRPHMNKKARGSMEEVYTDCVSLVKWKDNKVVSVASNKMRAQPLQKVKRWDRKQKKYIYIDIPNSICIYNKYMGGVDLFDQQVAAYRIRIRSKKWWWPLFAWRVNAQVVNAWRFSRRNHPNLILLNFTRNLVIAVLKTYGVAKKRPGPKYPLGSAAESV